AGCAGGGCTATCTGGGAGTTAAGGTCAAAACGGCTTACCAGATAGCTTTCACCCTGATGCAGATAGACCGCCCCCGGATAGGCCTGCAAAAAGGCGGTTTGAAAGTCCAGCGTCTCAATAATCTGTCCGCTTTCGGCATCTATCAGACAGAAATCCTTGCCCGAAGCCGAACGGATACTGATATCTCCGGCGGGATAAGAAATATCGGCTGACAGATAATAATTGTCCCTCCGCTTATTAAGCACTCTTTCCTGGGCAAGTGTATCCAGCTCCTCAATCAGGTTTTCACCGAACATATCCGTTTCACTGGCGTTTACCGGCATCTCCCAGGCGGCACATAAAAGATGAACCCGGTAGATATATGGATTTTCCGGATTGATAAAAGTGCCTTCAAAACCGCTGTTAAACAGTTTTTCGGGGTTATTCATATAATACTGGTCAAGGGGGTTATCCAGCCCCAGCAAAAAGGAAAGGGAGTGTCCGCACCTTCGGCCGCTGCGCCCTGCCTGCTGAAAAGTGCTGGAGATACTGCCCGGAAAGCCGGTCAGTATGGTAGCCCCCAGGTCACCTATATCTATTCCCAGCTCAAGTGCATTAGTGGAAACCGCCCCAAGCAATCTGCCTGAGAAAAGCTCTTTTTCTATCTTGCGGCGGTCTTCGGCGGTATACCCTCCCCGATAAGGCTTGATGAGGTCTGCAAACTCCGGCTTTATGGCTATCAGGCGGTCACGCGAATATTTATAAATAAGCTCGGTCAGCCGTTTGGTACGGGTAAAGTCCAGGGTACGTATTTCGTGGCTGACCAGTTCGCTTAGAAGAAACGAAGACTCCGAGTTGGCGCTATGGCGTATGCCGTTAGCCGGGTCAATAATGGGCGGATTCCAAAAGACAAAATCTTTTTCTGACCTGGGAGCGCCGTCATTATCTACCACTGAAAAAGGCAGCCCGGTCAGACTTTGGGCATGAACGCCGGGGCTGGCTATAGTAGCCGAACTGAGAATAAACTGCGGGGAACTGCCGTAGTAACGGCAAAGACGCCGAAGCCTGCGGATAATGTTTGCCAGATGCGAACCAAATACCCCCCGGTAAATATGGGCTTCGTCTATCACCACATATTCCAGGTGGCGTAAAAACCGCCCCCACTTCTGGTGAGACGGCAGTATGGAAACATGGAGCATATCCGGGTTTGAAAGTATAATCCGGGCTTTCAGGCGTATATCCGCACGGCTGTTGCCGGGGGTATCGCCGTCATATACAGCTATTTCCTCATCTGCCAGGAGTGAAGGCACTGCCAAAGATTTCAGGCTTCGCAGCTGGTCCTGTGCCAAAGCCTTAGCCGGGTAAAGGTATAAAGCTCTGGCATTCGGGTCTGAGAGCAGTTTTTCCAGCACCGGCAGGTTATAGCACAAGCTTTTGCCGCTGGCCGCCGGGGTGGCCACGATAATATTCTTCCCCTGCCGGCTAAGGTTTACAGCATTTGCCTGATGGGTGTACAAGGGCAAAATCCGTTTTTTCCTGAGGCGTGCATCTATCCGGGGCAACAGCGGGGCGTCAGTTCTGGCATATTCCGCCGGACGGTATGGCAGGCGTTCAATATGGGCTATCTGCTCCTGATAATCAGGCAGGGACGCAATGTAGGCTAAAAATTCGGTAGTTTCCAAAAGCCTTTATCCTAAACCGCCATTATTTCAATCTGAAAATCACGTATAACCACATCAAACCCGCCATCAGTCACAAAAGCCAATACTTTATTCAGTAACTGGTCAGCCACCACAGCACTGTTGCTGATACAGCTTATACCAATAACCGCCGTCTTCCATCTGTCCATTTCTTCGGCTTCGGCTACCGAAAGATTAAAACGGTTTTGCAACTGCCTGATTAACGGCTGAATAATCTGGCGTTTGCCCTTCAGCGAGGTATTTTCAGGCAAGTCCAGCCACAGTTTTAATATACCGGCGTGCAAACTCACCCAAACACCTCTTTTAAAGCCCTTAAATGAATATAGCGTTACCCATATATTACGTCAAGTAAACACTTGCCGGAATATGGTATATTATACCTAAATATAGCGCATTTGTTTTACAACACAGGTACAGTGTGATATAATTTTGACTTTAAATTGAGTAGAATAACATAAGGGGAATAAGTTTGGACAAACAGGAAAAATCTCTGATTATCAACGAATTCAAAAAGAGCGAAAACGATACCGGCTCTACTGAAGTGCAGGTAGCCTTGCTCACTGCCCGTATTCACCAGTTAACCACCCACATGATTGCTAATAAACATGACTTTCATACCAAGAGAAGCCTGCTTACTTTGGTTGGCCGCCGCCGCCGCTTGCTCTCATACATGCGCAACAATAACGGGGCCGGTTATCAGGAGCTTATTGCCAATCTTGGCCTTAGAAAATAAATATTGCCAAAGGCAAATAACCCTGTAAGGAGATTACGTTATTGATAACTGCCAACTCATTTGAACGAACTATTGGCGGCAGAAAACTTACTATAGAGAGCGGGAAAATGGCCCGCCTTGCAGATGCCGCAGTAACTATCCGCTATGCGGATACCGAATTACTGGTAACACTTTGTGCTGCCAAAAAACCGCGCGAAGGGGTGGATTTCCTCCCCCTGACTATAGACTACGAAGAGCGGATGTATGCCGCAGGCAAAATCCCCGGCGGGTTTATCCGCCGCGAAGGACGCCCCAGTGAACAGGCTATTTTGGCCGGACGTCTGACAGACAGACCTCTCCGCCCCCTTCTCCCCAAGGAGTGGCGGAATGAACTTCAGATTATTATCACCGTAATTGCCTCAGACAAGGAAAATGACGCTGATATCTGGGGTGTGGTAGGTGCTTCAACCGTTCTTACCATGTCACAAATACCCTACGAAGGCCCGGTGGGAGCCAGCCGCGTAGGTTATACAAACGGCGAATTCGTGCTTAACCCCACCTTTGCCCAGCTGGAACAAAGCCAGATGGATTTGGTGGTAGTCAGCACCCGTAAAGCCGTAGTTATGATTGAAGCCGGGTCTAAGGAAATTCCC
This sequence is a window from Dehalococcoides mccartyi 195. Protein-coding genes within it:
- a CDS encoding DEAD/DEAH box helicase, with product METTEFLAYIASLPDYQEQIAHIERLPYRPAEYARTDAPLLPRIDARLRKKRILPLYTHQANAVNLSRQGKNIIVATPAASGKSLCYNLPVLEKLLSDPNARALYLYPAKALAQDQLRSLKSLAVPSLLADEEIAVYDGDTPGNSRADIRLKARIILSNPDMLHVSILPSHQKWGRFLRHLEYVVIDEAHIYRGVFGSHLANIIRRLRRLCRYYGSSPQFILSSATIASPGVHAQSLTGLPFSVVDNDGAPRSEKDFVFWNPPIIDPANGIRHSANSESSFLLSELVSHEIRTLDFTRTKRLTELIYKYSRDRLIAIKPEFADLIKPYRGGYTAEDRRKIEKELFSGRLLGAVSTNALELGIDIGDLGATILTGFPGSISSTFQQAGRSGRRCGHSLSFLLGLDNPLDQYYMNNPEKLFNSGFEGTFINPENPYIYRVHLLCAAWEMPVNASETDMFGENLIEELDTLAQERVLNKRRDNYYLSADISYPAGDISIRSASGKDFCLIDAESGQIIETLDFQTAFLQAYPGAVYLHQGESYLVSRFDLNSQIALLEKKKLDYYTVTRDLTEISIIEVLKNKLVGDISVYLGKVDVTLTVTGYRRKAQFTEQVLSEEQLDLPPQTFPTIAVWFKLPSDIVSAMGKTKMDFHGAIHAAEHALIGLLPLFALCDRGDIGGVSTPLHPDTGTPAIFIYDGHPGGVGIAEKGYEVIKDLWEAARNFIEKCTCIDGCPSCVQSPKCGNNNKPLDKNGAKAVLERCLGNACL
- a CDS encoding DUF503 domain-containing protein, which produces MSLHAGILKLWLDLPENTSLKGKRQIIQPLIRQLQNRFNLSVAEAEEMDRWKTAVIGISCISNSAVVADQLLNKVLAFVTDGGFDVVIRDFQIEIMAV
- the rpsO gene encoding 30S ribosomal protein S15 translates to MDKQEKSLIINEFKKSENDTGSTEVQVALLTARIHQLTTHMIANKHDFHTKRSLLTLVGRRRRLLSYMRNNNGAGYQELIANLGLRK